TGCCTGTTGCCTATGTTCTTGATCTTTCCGAAATACTTCATTATAGAAAGGTTGCGTTCCATGAGACACATCGGATTACCTCCAAAACAGGGTCTGTATGACCCGCAGTTCGAAAAAGACGCATGCGGAATGGGTTTTGTTGCCAACATCAAAGGAGTACCTTCACACGATATCGTTAGTCAGGCACTGACCATGCTCAGTAACATGGAGCACCGTGGAGGACAGGGAAGTGAACCGAATTCCGGTGACGGAGCAGGTATCCTGATTCAGATTCCACATCGTTATTTTGCACAGGAAGCGGAACGTCTTGGTTTTGCATTACCTGAACAGGGCTTCTATGGCGTAGGGATGTTGTTCATGTCCCAAGACCCTGCCATCCGTAGTGCGCACGAAGAGAGCCTCAAGAAGATTATTGAAGAAGAAGGACAGACGTTCCTGGGTTTCCGGGATGTTCCTACTTTTGATGAAATGCTTGGCCGTTCTGCACTTGCAGCGAAACCTTATGTACGTCAGGTGTTCATTGGAAGATCCACAGATGTGAAGGATGAGCTTGGATTCGAACGTAAACTGTATGTTATTCGCAGACGCGCTGAGCTTGCTATTCGATATTCGGCAGATGAAGCAGAAGGCGGTTCATTCTACCTGCCAAGCTTGTCTTGTCGCAAAATTGTTTACAAAGGTATGCTGACCACTGAACAGGTGGGAGAATTCTATTTGGATCTACAGCAAGATCTTGTGGAATCTGCAATTGCACTCGTGCATTCCCGTTTCAGTACGAACACCTTCCCAAGCTGGGAACGTGCCCACCCGTATCGCTTCATGATCCACAACGGTGAGATCAATACGATGCGTGGTAACGTGAACTGGATGCATGCACGCCAGTCCCTGTTCGAGAGTGAATTGTTTGGTGACGACATCGCCAAAGTGAAACCGGTCATTAACCCGGATGGTTCCGATACAGCGATGTTCGATAACACACTGGAGTTCCTGTATCTGAGCGGCCGTTCATTGCCACACGTGGCAATGATGATGGTTCCTGAACCTTGGAGCACAGATGAGGGTATGGACCCTGCCAAAAAGGCATTTTATGAGTATCACAGCACGATGATGGAGCCTTGGGATGGACCAGCAGCAATGGCCTTTACAGACGGTTTGCAAATTGGTGCAACACTTGACCGTAACGGTTTGCGTCCAGCTCGTTATTATGTAACCAAGGATGACCGCATTATCCTGTCTTCTGAAGTTGGGGTACTTGATATCGCACCTGAAGAGATCCTGTACAAAGATCGTCTGCGTCCAGGCCGGATGTTGCTTGTGGATACACAAGAAGGCCGCATCATCGCTGATGAGGAAGTAAAAGCACTCATTGCAGCCGAGAATCCGTATCAGGATTGGCTCGATGAGCATTTGATGGATCTGAGCGAGCTGCCGGAAGCACCGGAACTTCCTGATCCAAAACATGATAATGTGACCCAGCTTCAGCTGGCATATGGTTATACATTTGAAGAGCTTCGCAAAATCCTGGAGCCCATGGCAACAACAGGTATGGAAGCTACGGGTTCGATGGGTTATGATGCACCGCTGGCTGTGCTGTCGGATCGTCCGCAGCGTCTGTACAACTACTTTAAACAGATGTTTGCCCAGGTAACCAACCCGCCAATCGATGCAATCCGTGAAGAGATTGTAACGTCTACGGCAACAACCATTGGTCCTGAGCGCAACTTGCTGAACCCTGAACCGGAGAGCTGTCGCCAGATCCGTCTGGATACACCGGTCTTGTCCAATGAAGATTTTGCGAAGATTCGCCATGTGCGCCGCCCAGGCTTCCGCTCCATGACGATTCCGATTTTCTTCACCGCTGCGGAAGGAGCAGAAGGACTGCGCAAAGCAATGGATTTGCTCTTCGAAGCTGCGGACCGTGTCATCGACAAAGGTCATAACATTCTGATCCTGTCTGACCGCGGTGTGGACGCAGAGAATGCTGCCATTCCTGCATTGCTTGCTGTAGCAGGTCTGCATCACCATCTGATTCGTCAGGGAACCAGAACGAAAGTCAGCATTATGCTTGAATCAGCAGAGCCGCGTGATATTCACCACTATGCATTACTGCTGGGTTACGGTGTAAGTGCTGTGAACCCTTATCTGGCCTTTGAAACGCTGGATGACATGATTCAGCAAGGATTGCTGCGTGGCATCTCGCATGAGAAAGCAGTGAAAAACTACATTAAAGCAGCTACCAAAGGCGTTACTAAAGTGTTGTCCAAAATGGGGATTTCTACGATTCAATCGTATCGTGGCGCTCAAATCTTCGAAGCGGTGGGTCTGAAGTCAGACTTCGTTGACCGTTACTTTACCTGGACACCTTCCCGGATCGGTGGAATTGGGTTGGAAGAAGTGGCGGCCGAAGCGCTGACACATCATAACCGTGCCTTTACAGAGAAAGACGGTAACGACAAAGTATTGGATTCCGGTGGCGATTATCAATGGCGTAATGACGGAGAAGAGCATCTGTTCAATCCGCAAACCATTCATACGTTGCAACACGCAGTTCGTACCGGGGATTACAAGCTGTATAAAAAATATTCCAAACTTGTGCAAGGTGAGAATGATCAACTGTTGACCATTCGCTCCATGCTGAAACTGAAACCGGTTGGAGCTTCCATTCCACTTGAAGAAGTTGAATCCGTAGAAGATATCATGCGTCGTTTCAAAACGGGTGCAATGTCCTTCGGTTCGATTAGTAAAGAGGCGCATGAAGATCTTGCCATCGCGATGAACCGTGTTGGAGGTAAGTCCAATACCGGAGAAGGTGGAGAAGATCCGGCTCGCTTCATTAAAGATAGCAACGGAGATTCCCGTCGCAGTGCCATCAAACAGGTCGCATCCGGACGTTTCGGTGTTACATCCAACTACTTGGTTAATGCCGACGAAATTCAGATCAAAATGGCACAAGGAGCAAAACCGGGTGAAGGCGGACAATTGCCAGGA
The window above is part of the Paenibacillus sp. 1781tsa1 genome. Proteins encoded here:
- the gltB gene encoding glutamate synthase large subunit, which gives rise to MRHIGLPPKQGLYDPQFEKDACGMGFVANIKGVPSHDIVSQALTMLSNMEHRGGQGSEPNSGDGAGILIQIPHRYFAQEAERLGFALPEQGFYGVGMLFMSQDPAIRSAHEESLKKIIEEEGQTFLGFRDVPTFDEMLGRSALAAKPYVRQVFIGRSTDVKDELGFERKLYVIRRRAELAIRYSADEAEGGSFYLPSLSCRKIVYKGMLTTEQVGEFYLDLQQDLVESAIALVHSRFSTNTFPSWERAHPYRFMIHNGEINTMRGNVNWMHARQSLFESELFGDDIAKVKPVINPDGSDTAMFDNTLEFLYLSGRSLPHVAMMMVPEPWSTDEGMDPAKKAFYEYHSTMMEPWDGPAAMAFTDGLQIGATLDRNGLRPARYYVTKDDRIILSSEVGVLDIAPEEILYKDRLRPGRMLLVDTQEGRIIADEEVKALIAAENPYQDWLDEHLMDLSELPEAPELPDPKHDNVTQLQLAYGYTFEELRKILEPMATTGMEATGSMGYDAPLAVLSDRPQRLYNYFKQMFAQVTNPPIDAIREEIVTSTATTIGPERNLLNPEPESCRQIRLDTPVLSNEDFAKIRHVRRPGFRSMTIPIFFTAAEGAEGLRKAMDLLFEAADRVIDKGHNILILSDRGVDAENAAIPALLAVAGLHHHLIRQGTRTKVSIMLESAEPRDIHHYALLLGYGVSAVNPYLAFETLDDMIQQGLLRGISHEKAVKNYIKAATKGVTKVLSKMGISTIQSYRGAQIFEAVGLKSDFVDRYFTWTPSRIGGIGLEEVAAEALTHHNRAFTEKDGNDKVLDSGGDYQWRNDGEEHLFNPQTIHTLQHAVRTGDYKLYKKYSKLVQGENDQLLTIRSMLKLKPVGASIPLEEVESVEDIMRRFKTGAMSFGSISKEAHEDLAIAMNRVGGKSNTGEGGEDPARFIKDSNGDSRRSAIKQVASGRFGVTSNYLVNADEIQIKMAQGAKPGEGGQLPGRKVYPWVAEVRGSTPGVGLISPPPHHDIYSIEDLAELIYDLKNANPRAEINVKLVSEVGVGTIAAGVAKGRADIILVSGYDGGTGASPQGSIRHAGMPWELGLAETHQTLMLNNLRDRVVLETDGKMLNGRDLAIAALLGAEEYGFSTAPLVALGCIMMRVCQMDTCPVGVATQNPELRKNYMGDPAHVVNFMRFVAEDVREIMADLGFRTIQEMVGRTDCLETVEAVDHWKKKGVDLSVLLHVPEMPEGSARYRTQHQNHQLEETLDMQQLLPLAQSAIESGQPVEAVLPITNVNRAVGTILGSEITRKYGLAGLPEDTVKFKFVGSAGQSFGAFVPKGMTLTVEGDSNDYVGKGLSGGKLIVMPSPKATFEAEDNIIIGNTALYGATSGEAYIRGIAGERFAVRNSGAKVVVEGVGDHGCEYMTGGRVVVLGDTGRNFAAGMSGGIAYVYDPEGTFLKRCNLEMVLLERIEDVAESADLRGMIQRHVANTGSAVGQRILDNWQDAVNQFVRVIPKDFKRMTEQIERVQATGLTGEAALLAAFEANMRELARAGG